One Prunus dulcis chromosome 7, ALMONDv2, whole genome shotgun sequence DNA segment encodes these proteins:
- the LOC117635246 gene encoding disease resistance protein RUN1-like, translated as MYTRRTSSSSPSTTPQWKYDVFLSFRGDDTQKGFTDHLYETLRAQGIITFRDEPKISKGKSISGELIAAIEGSKFALIVLSQNYASSTWCLDELLHILKFMEAREAVLPIFYYVDPSHVRKQTGCFEKAFTQLEERFSSDDKTKVQEWRDALAKVADFSGWKAKDWYTFTFIIFPRNVRNLAHQRYNRCDMEKITFYIVYFCGELSAGVDDVRFIGIWGMGGIGKTTIARVVRERISPEFEFSIFLENVSDNVQKGGLISQQREILSWISMKTIDIFDVHEGSTMIRRLLRHKKVLLILDDVTNSDHLDYLAGKQEWFGSGSRVLITTRNEHLLIEHEVERRFQVKRLNHDDALKLFSWKAFGKDHPEKNYIDLSSCVVSYADGLPLALKVLGSFLRGRHVSAWNSALGKLRDLCNTVLGTLQISYDDLDDREKKIFLDIACFFNGEKEDRVIEILDSCGFCACIGIDVLIEKSLLTNSYGTLWMHQLLQEMGRELVNRECLDEPGNRSRLWRHEEGKHVLSKNTGTDAVESITMDKTGPVVHADAKCFSRMKKLRLLNLANVNLSNDLEYLSDNLRSLEWDGYPSKYFPLHFNPENLLELNMCHSHIESFWTGVKLLYNLKIFKLSHSLNLVNTPDFRGFPNLEYLILEGCIRLYKVDPSLGMLERITQINLKDCKSLVHLPRSVYGLKSVKVLNLSGCSKLDKLPNELGNAECLEELDVSGTSEVPIIQFVVPGNEIPEWFNHKSAEYIYQKEWFNPQSVEYPLSVELRPGWFTEKWMGFAVCLVFAIQERSPNCDPALDYPSFDYNYTHIITCKVDINGKEMTARRRPFAVLNAESGQAVSDHLWVVFFPRHFPQLWKGISDQIELPSGTEGWQGIFGQITFSITARVGHGVIVKQSAARLVYEGDLEELDPRFSFSLMACFSTDEWNGTTTAMRATTTGTTRT; from the exons ATGTACACACGAAGaacatcttcatcttctccatCTACAACACCTCAATGGAAATATGATGTCTTTCTCAGTTTTAGAGGTGATGACACTCAGAAGGGCTTTACAGACCACTTATATGAAACATTGAGAGCTCAAGGAATCATAACTTTCAGGGATGAGCCTAAAATTTCGAAGGGAAAATCTATTTCTGGAGAACTGATTGCTGCAATTGAAGGATCAAAGTTTGCACTTATTGTCCTCTCACAAAATTATGCATCCTCAACATGGTGCTTGGATGAACTTCTACACATTCTTAAATTTATGGAAGCAAGAGAAGCAGTGCTACCAATTTTCTATTATGTTGATCCATCTCATGTACGAAAACAAACTGGGTGTTTTGAGAAAGCCTTTACACAACTAGAAGAAAGATTTAGTTCAGATGACAAAACGAAGGTGCAAGAGTGGAGAGATGCATTGGCGAAAGTGGCAGATTTCTCTGGGTGGAAGGCTAAGGACTGGTATACATtcacttttattattttcccaAGGAAT GTACGAAACCTTGCTCATCAAAGATATAATCGATGTGATATGGAAAAGATTACGTTCTACATCGTTTACTTTTGTGGAGAACTCA GTGCAGGGGTCGATGATGTTCGCTTTATAGGGATATGGGGTATGGGTGGGATAGGTAAAACAACTATTGCCAGAGTTGTTCGCGAAAGAATCTCTCCTGAATTTGAATTCAGCATATTTCTTGAGAATGTCAGTGATAATGTTCAAAAAGGTGGTCTAATATCCCAACAAAGAGAAATTCTTTCATGGATATCGATGAAAACGATTGACATATTTGATGTTCATGAAGGATCGACAATGATTAGAAGATTACTTCGTCACAAAAAGGTTCTTCTCATTCTCGATGATGTGACCAACTCAGACCATTTAGATTATTTGGCTGGAAAGCAAGAGTGGTTTGGTTCTGGGAGTAGAGTTCTTATTACAACTAGAAATGAGCATTTGTTAATTGAACATGAAGTGGAGAGAAGATTTCAGGTCAAACGTCTAAATCATGATGACGCTCTTAAGCTTTTTAGTTGGAAAGCCTTTGGAAAAGACCACCCTGAAAAAAACTATATTGATTTGTCTAGCTGTGTTGTGAGTTATGCCGATGGTCTTCCACTAGCTCTTAAAGTTTTGGGGAGTTTTTTGCGTGGAAGACATGTAAGTGCTTGGAACAGTGCGTTGGGTAAACTAAGAGATCTTTGTAACACAGTTTTGGGGACACTTCAAATAAGTTATGATGATCTAGATGACagggagaagaaaattttCCTAGACATTGCGTGTTTCTTTAACGGGGAGAAAGAAGATCGAGTTATAGAAATCCTAGACAGTTGTGGCTTTTGTGCATGTATTGGAATAGATGTCCTCATTGAGAAATCTCTGTTAACTAATTCATATGGCACTCTATGGATGCATCAGTTGCTCCAAGAGATGGGTCGTGAATTAGTCAATCGAGAGTGTCTTGATGAGCCAGGAAATCGCAGCAGGTTGTGGCGCCATGAAGAGGGCAAGCATGTCTTGAGCAAAAATACA GGAACAGACGCAGTAGAAAGTATAACCATGGACAAAACTGGGCCAGTGGTGCACGCGGATGCTAAATGCTTTTCAAGGATGAAGAAACTGAGACTTCTCAATCTTGCTAATGTGAACCTCTCTAATGATCTTGAATATCTCTCCGATAATTTACGAAGTCTTGAATGGGATGGGTATCCTTCAAAATATTTCCCATTACATTTCAACCCAGAGAACCTACTAGAACTTAACATGTGCCATAGTCACATTGAATCTTTTTGGACGGGTGTTAAG CTTTTatacaatttgaaaatcttTAAGCTCAGCCACTCTTTAAATCTTGTCAACACCCCAGACTTTAGAGGCTTTCCAAATCTTGAGTATCTGATTCTGGAAGGTTGTATACGATTGTATAAGGTTGACCCATCCCTTGGAATGCTTGAAAGAATTACTCAGATAAACTTGAAGGATTGCAAAAGTCTTGTGCATCTTCCAAGAAGTGTGTATGGCTTAAAATCTGTCAAAGTTCTTAATCTTTCTGGCTGCTCAAAGCTCGACAAGTTGCCCAATGAGTTGGGCAATGCAGAGTGTCTGGAGGAGCTTGATGTGAGTGGAACTTCC GAAGTCCCTATTATTCAATTTGTTGTTCCTGGAAATGAAATTCCCGAGTGGTTCAATCATAAATCTGCTGAATATATATACCAGAAAGAGTGGTTCAATCCTCAAAGTGTGGAGTATCCATTAAGCGTGGAGCTACGTCCAGGTTGGTTTACTGAAAAATGGATGGGATTCGCGGTGTGCCTTGTTTTTGCAATCCAGGAACGATCACCTAATTGCGACCCTGCTCTTGATTATCCTAGTTTTGATTACAATTATACACATATTATTACTTGCAAAGTGGACATCAATGGAAAGGAGATGACGGCACGTAGGCGTCCATTTGCGGTTCTTAATGCAGAGTCGGGGCAAGCTGTGTCTGATCACCTTTGGgtagtcttttttcctcgtCACTTTCCTCAGTTGTGGAAGGGTATCAGCGATCAGATTGAATTGCCTTCTGGCACAGAGGGGTGGCAAGGTATATTTGGTCAGATTACATTTTCAATTACGGCCAGAGTTGGCCATGGAGTAATAGTGAAGCAGTCTGCGGCTCGTCTGGTGTATGAGGGAGATTTGGAAGAGCTTGACCCAAGATTTAG TTTTTCTCTCATGGCTTGCTTTTCAACAGATGAATGGAATGGAACCACAACAGCAATGAGAGCCACCACAACTGGGACAACAAGA ACGTGA